From the Amblyraja radiata isolate CabotCenter1 chromosome 12, sAmbRad1.1.pri, whole genome shotgun sequence genome, one window contains:
- the LOC116979099 gene encoding protein eva-1 homolog C-like isoform X1, protein MIALKRFRCDVGFSFATVVWLYLWAQFEAAPDFSGYLLKILQNHTVHACDGDRFSISCPPQTSISILSAFYGRRVSSEHLCPSGLNTSAESINCAAVTAVPKLYDECQEQHSCQFSVNRRVFGPDPCPGTSKYLIVSFKCKPDGHQSNLVCENETLHLQCKNQTVLVIYTASYGRALYGNMECPSTNSSTPDIECLSPTTLRIVSSSCHSKANCSITASVLSFGDPCIPGIRKQLNVSYTCVPKKLFEEAGQGPVKPFLISDYTHGGWYNGPRMSMLYAKDVAIISSSLATLAHIRGLPEKVALFFLSGVCSGLVFILCTIGFHMLLRQDISKLQSEAEDNQESENGHIKISDDEDDGSSDISFRQLTRQYRASDNIFSPEMAAVIVDRGEQNDLRDREMWLNKEPSPYAIQNLNHHQ, encoded by the exons ATGATTGCATTGAAACGGTTTAGATGTGACGTGGGATTTTCATTTGCCACGGTGGTTTGGTTGTACCTTTGGGCTCAGTTTGAAGCTGCTCCAGATTTCTCAG GTTACCTCCTGAAGATTCTGCAAAACCACACAGTGCACGCTTGTGACGGGGATCGCTTCTCAATAAGCTGCCCACCTCAGACATCCATCAGCATTCTGTCAGCCTTCTATGGTCGCCGTGTTTCCAGTGAACATTTGTGCCCAAGTGGGTTGAACACATCAGCTGAAAGCATCAACTGTGCGGCTGTCACAGCTGTACCG AAATTATATGATGAGTGTCAAGAACAGCACTCATGCCAGTTTTCAGTCAACAGGCGGGTTTTTGGTCCTGATCCTTGCCCTGGGACCAGTAAATATCTAATTGTTTCATTCAAGTGCAAACCTG ACGGACACCAGAGCAATCTAGTATGTGAGAATGAGACGTTACACCTCCAGTGTAAGAACCAAACTGTCCTTGTCATTTACACGGCAAGTTACGGACGAGCCCTTTATGGGAATATGGAGTGTCCCTCAACGAACAGCTCAACACCAGATATTG AGTGTTTATCGCCCACAACTCTAAGAATCGTCTCCTCAAGCTGCCACAGCAAAGCAAACTGTTCGATCACTGCCAGTGTTTTGAGCTTTGGTGACCCCTGCATCCCTGGAATCCGTAAACAACTCAATGTTTCATATACATGTG TTCCAAAAAAGCTCTTTGAGGAGGCTGGTCAAGGACCAGTCAAGCCCTTCTTAATATCAGATTATACTCACG GTGGCTGGTATAATGGTCCAAGAATGTCCATGCTTTACGCCAAAGATGTCGCCATTATTAGCAGTTCCCTGGCCACTCTTGCCCACATTAGGG GTCTCCCAGAGAAAGTGGCCCTGTTCTTCTTGTCTGGCGTATGTTCTGGCTTAGTGTTTATCCTCTGCACTATTGGATTTCACATGTTACTGAGACAAGACATCAGCAAGCTACAAAGTGAGGCAGAAGACAACCAAGAAAGTGAAAATGGGCACATCAAGATTTCAGACGATgaggatgatggctcctctgacaTCTCATTTCGACAGTTGACCAGACAGTATAGGGCGTCAGATAATATCTTCAGCCCAGAGATGGCAGCTGTGATAGTAGACAGAGGGGAACAGAATGATCTAAGAGACAGGGAAATGTGGCTGAACAAGGAGCCCAGCCCCTATGCAATCCAGAACCTGAATCATCATCAGTAA
- the LOC116979099 gene encoding protein eva-1 homolog C-like isoform X2, which translates to MIALKRFRCDVGFSFATVVWLYLWAQFEAAPDFSGYLLKILQNHTVHACDGDRFSISCPPQTSISILSAFYGRRVSSEHLCPSGLNTSAESINCAAVTAVPKLYDECQEQHSCQFSVNRRVFGPDPCPGTSKYLIVSFKCKPDGHQSNLVCENETLHLQCKNQTVLVIYTASYGRALYGNMECPSTNSSTPDIECLSPTTLRIVSSSCHSKANCSITASVLSFGDPCIPGIRKQLNVSYTCVPKKLFEEAGQGPVKPFLISDYTHGLPEKVALFFLSGVCSGLVFILCTIGFHMLLRQDISKLQSEAEDNQESENGHIKISDDEDDGSSDISFRQLTRQYRASDNIFSPEMAAVIVDRGEQNDLRDREMWLNKEPSPYAIQNLNHHQ; encoded by the exons ATGATTGCATTGAAACGGTTTAGATGTGACGTGGGATTTTCATTTGCCACGGTGGTTTGGTTGTACCTTTGGGCTCAGTTTGAAGCTGCTCCAGATTTCTCAG GTTACCTCCTGAAGATTCTGCAAAACCACACAGTGCACGCTTGTGACGGGGATCGCTTCTCAATAAGCTGCCCACCTCAGACATCCATCAGCATTCTGTCAGCCTTCTATGGTCGCCGTGTTTCCAGTGAACATTTGTGCCCAAGTGGGTTGAACACATCAGCTGAAAGCATCAACTGTGCGGCTGTCACAGCTGTACCG AAATTATATGATGAGTGTCAAGAACAGCACTCATGCCAGTTTTCAGTCAACAGGCGGGTTTTTGGTCCTGATCCTTGCCCTGGGACCAGTAAATATCTAATTGTTTCATTCAAGTGCAAACCTG ACGGACACCAGAGCAATCTAGTATGTGAGAATGAGACGTTACACCTCCAGTGTAAGAACCAAACTGTCCTTGTCATTTACACGGCAAGTTACGGACGAGCCCTTTATGGGAATATGGAGTGTCCCTCAACGAACAGCTCAACACCAGATATTG AGTGTTTATCGCCCACAACTCTAAGAATCGTCTCCTCAAGCTGCCACAGCAAAGCAAACTGTTCGATCACTGCCAGTGTTTTGAGCTTTGGTGACCCCTGCATCCCTGGAATCCGTAAACAACTCAATGTTTCATATACATGTG TTCCAAAAAAGCTCTTTGAGGAGGCTGGTCAAGGACCAGTCAAGCCCTTCTTAATATCAGATTATACTCACG GTCTCCCAGAGAAAGTGGCCCTGTTCTTCTTGTCTGGCGTATGTTCTGGCTTAGTGTTTATCCTCTGCACTATTGGATTTCACATGTTACTGAGACAAGACATCAGCAAGCTACAAAGTGAGGCAGAAGACAACCAAGAAAGTGAAAATGGGCACATCAAGATTTCAGACGATgaggatgatggctcctctgacaTCTCATTTCGACAGTTGACCAGACAGTATAGGGCGTCAGATAATATCTTCAGCCCAGAGATGGCAGCTGTGATAGTAGACAGAGGGGAACAGAATGATCTAAGAGACAGGGAAATGTGGCTGAACAAGGAGCCCAGCCCCTATGCAATCCAGAACCTGAATCATCATCAGTAA